The Falco cherrug isolate bFalChe1 chromosome 6, bFalChe1.pri, whole genome shotgun sequence genome window below encodes:
- the PLAGL1 gene encoding zinc finger protein PLAGL1 isoform X3, whose product MMFVRLARNQEEQTLVAYQHCGEVYFTTVKPIEPHTELKVWYAADYAKFMEASAVFIKEESDVYPLPPIGKEPVDPWICSSCRSTFATFALLESHQCILKDRVVTTKFRPQNKLGPVKAKSKVKGKLRGTALGKSIAQCFGTISCSSAAKLGCASSGSTCDALVRFIPKWRNSRSSLLKGREVKQPDSYPCRLCGKIFDSIDKLTVHSYVHKGERPYKCSQHGCAKAFISKYKLLRHSATHSPQKSHQCGYCEKTFHRKDHLKNHLQTHDPNKMAFKCEDCGKKYNTKLGYKRHLALHAATSGDLTCRVCAQEFGGTEVLLEHLKTHAGKPAGNTKEKKHKCDHCERHFYTRKDVRRHMVVHTGCKDFLCQFCAQRFGRKDHLTRHTRKTHSQELLKSRLQNGDSVGLLDQLFPFRLKEDASTLPPFPEGVSVQNGILNSSESEEYNCSHLHSQPSLQTALPLETSHLQRMGCADGLPAVHPAPCSAAIPANLNLQQPNKYDISSTSFAAGSLKNLPIKVDVKGYNVHLEDLPLPEPQSLHKISLEEASSGPAGDTNKYPVHKETEAAAETTSLPFMDLTHVMSFWQLPPGDNQNTTGDITMTFGPEEPSHRLNGLGQQQGLQLAAGGMAINHLHHLPRSFPSTTNSVTLPHFHHAFK is encoded by the exons CCAATTGAACCCCACACAGAACTGAAAGTGTGGTATGCTGCCGATTATGCCAAATTTATGGAAGCTTCTGCGGTCTTCATTAAAGAAGAATCTGATGTCTATCCTTTGCCTCCCATAGGA aaagAGCCCGTAGACCCTTGGATATGCTCCAGCTGTAGAAGCACTTTTGCAACTTTTGCTCTGCTGGAATCTCACCAGTGCATCCTTAAAGACCGAGTCGTTACCACCAAGTTCAGACCACAAAATAAATTGGGACctgtaaaagcaaaaagcaaagttaAAGGGAAACTGAGGGGAACAGCATTAGGCAAAAGCATTGCTCAGTGCTTTGGGACCATTTCCTGTTCCTCTGCTGCAAAGCTTGGCTGTGCCAGCTCAGGAAGCACTTGTGATGCTCTTGTGAGGTTTATACCTAAATGGAGAAACAGCCGGTCTTCACTGTTGAAGGGAAGAGAAGTGAAGCAGCCAGACAGTTACCCGTGCCGACTCTGTGGGAAGATATTCGATTCCATTGACAAGCTCACAGTCCACAGTTACGTGCACAAAGGGGAGCGTCCCTACAAGTGTTCACAGCACGGATGCGCAAAAGCCTTCATTTCCAAATATAAACTGCTCAG GCATTCAGCCACTCATTCTCCACAGAAATCTCACCAGTGTGGCTACTGTGAGAAGACCTTTCACAGGAAAGACCATCTAAAGAACCACCTTCAGACTCATGACCCTAACAAGATGGCCTTCAAGTGTGAAGACTGTGGCAAGAAGTACAACACCAAGCTAGGCTATAAGAGACACTTGGCTCTGCATGCAGCCACCAGTGGGGACCTTACCTGTAGGGTATGTGCCCAGGAGTTTGGTGGTACTGAAGTTTTGTTGGAACACCTCAAAACCCATGCAGGGAAGCCAGCTGgcaacacaaaggaaaagaaacataagTGTGACCACTGTGAGCGTCACTTCTATACCCGTAAAGATGTGCGACGTCACATGGTAGTTCACACAGGCTGCAAAGACTTTCTGTGCCAGTTTTGTGCCCAGAGGTTTGGGCGGAAGGACCACTTGACCCGCCATACTAGGAAGACTCATTCACAAGAGCTGCTGAAAAGCAGGTTGCAGAATGGTGATTCAGTGGGTCTCCTTGACCAGCTTTTTCCATTCAGACTGAAGGAAGATGCCAGCACACTGCCCCCTTTTCCTGAAGGGGTCTCTGTGCAGAATGGGATTTTGAATAGTTCAGAATCAGAGGAATACAACTGTTCACATCTCCATTCCCAGCCGAGCTTACAAACCGCTCTTCCTCTTGAAACTTCTCACTTGCAAAGGATGGGCTGTGCAGACGGCCTTCCAGCTGTCCATCCCGCACCATGCTCAGCAGCCATTCCTGCCAACCTGAACCTTCAGCAGCCTAATAAATATGACATTAGTTCTACCTCATTTGCAGCAGGATCCCTCAAGAATCTGCCAATAAAAGTGGATGTTAAAGGTTACAATGTGCATCTTGAGGACCTGCCGTTACCAGAACCTCAATCTCTCCACAAAATCAGTCTGGAAGAAGCTTCCTCAGGGCCTGCAGGGGATACTAACAAGTATCCAGTGCACAAggagacagaagcagcagctgaaactaCGAGCCTGCCTTTCATGGATCTAACTCATGTGATGAGTTTCTGGCAGCTCCCACCAGGTGACAACCAGAACACTACTGGGGACATCACGATGACATTTGGTCCAGAGGAACCATCACACAGGCTGAATGGCCTTGGCCAACAGCAAGGTCTTCAGCTAGCAGCTGGTGGGATGGCCATAAACCATCTGCATCATCTTCCTCGTTCCTTTCCGTCCACTACCAATTCTGTAACGTTGCCTCATTTTCACCATGCCTTCAAATAA